In the genome of Candidatus Acidulodesulfobacterium acidiphilum, one region contains:
- a CDS encoding 4Fe-4S dicluster domain-containing protein yields MLNNTVIKTDNELVKYIKEVGESNFKKCFQCGTCSAVCPLSTEDRPFPRKEMIMAGWGMKEQLTADLDPWLCYYCGECSKNCPRKAEPGELMMSLRRFLISAYDWTGISKILYKSKYAEYIAILIVALGVLLEWAVIFGLHPAAGATLAQAVSPDKVDYFFDWPISAFLAIMLTSFIYNMYRKTVLSDKSVKIPLSLYVTEAWSLIFNFFTQYRYAKCDDSEESASKKLASGKYNFWLAHLFLMISYVSLFVAIVFFLDWFQSENSMPYLHIVLFDYFASIGLIFGTIYFIIKRFSKKIERSKFSHHTDWMFVTLLFLTAVSGVLLRAAIVYNYSVSAIFYIYLIHLMILFPMLVIEVPFSKWSHLAYRPVAVYFANLKEKAKNLSNN; encoded by the coding sequence ATTTTGAATAACACAGTTATTAAGACCGACAACGAGTTGGTTAAATATATAAAAGAAGTAGGCGAAAGCAATTTTAAAAAATGCTTTCAGTGCGGCACGTGTTCCGCGGTATGTCCTTTGTCGACGGAGGACAGGCCGTTTCCGCGAAAAGAAATGATAATGGCGGGATGGGGAATGAAAGAACAGCTGACCGCCGATTTAGACCCGTGGTTATGCTATTATTGCGGTGAATGTTCCAAGAACTGTCCAAGGAAAGCAGAACCGGGCGAACTTATGATGTCGCTGCGCCGTTTTTTAATAAGCGCATACGACTGGACGGGGATTTCCAAAATATTATATAAGTCTAAATATGCAGAGTACATCGCAATATTAATAGTAGCGCTGGGAGTTTTGCTTGAGTGGGCGGTTATATTCGGACTTCATCCTGCCGCCGGAGCGACTCTTGCGCAGGCGGTATCTCCTGATAAAGTAGATTATTTCTTTGACTGGCCTATATCGGCTTTTCTTGCAATTATGCTGACGTCTTTCATATACAATATGTACCGCAAGACGGTATTGAGCGATAAAAGCGTGAAAATCCCTTTGAGTCTTTACGTTACTGAGGCTTGGTCGTTAATATTCAATTTTTTTACGCAGTACAGATATGCAAAATGCGACGATTCCGAAGAGTCTGCATCAAAAAAACTTGCTTCGGGAAAGTATAATTTTTGGCTTGCGCATCTTTTTTTAATGATAAGCTATGTATCCCTGTTTGTAGCCATCGTTTTTTTCTTAGACTGGTTTCAAAGCGAAAACAGCATGCCGTATCTTCATATAGTTTTATTCGATTATTTTGCCAGTATAGGATTAATTTTCGGAACTATATATTTTATAATTAAAAGATTTTCTAAGAAAATAGAAAGAAGCAAATTTTCCCATCATACCGACTGGATGTTCGTAACGCTGTTGTTCTTAACCGCAGTCAGCGGAGTTTTGCTCAGGGCGGCTATAGTTTATAACTATTCGGTATCGGCTATTTTTTATATATACCTGATTCATTTAATGATATTATTTCCGATGCTTGTAATAGAAGTTCCTTTTTCTAAATGGTCGCATCTTGCTTACAGACCGGTTGCCGTATATTTTGCAAATTTAAAAGAAAAAGCTAAAAACCTAAGCAATAATTAA
- a CDS encoding sodium-translocating pyrophosphatase has protein sequence MSLFDKAMIFGIIAGLIAVIYSIAVTVWAMKQDEGSDRMKQIAKAIQEGATAFLNRQYRTVAIVGIIIFVLILIGGLWVPQFGLLTACGFALGAFLSALAGYLGMFNAVRANIRTAQIAHKGVKPALKFAFKGGSVTGLMVLGLGVLGISVFMLIGKHTSGLEGVINSLIGFAFGCSLISVFARLGGGIYTKAADVGADLVGKVEAGIPEDDPRNPAVIADQVGDNVGDCAGMAADVFETFAVTIIASILLAYSTFKAGLNGGGSGLMHGILYPLLLGGIAVFTSIIGVFFVSAPTKEKIMQGLYKGLFVTGIVSAVAYYFFTMAFMKHVGNYSAMDYYYAALVGLVLTGLIIVITDYFTSTEFSPVKSIAEASTTGHGTNIIAGLAVGQMATALPVIAIVFGILISYHFAGFYGVAVAASSMLSMSGMVIAVDSFGPITDNAGGIAEMSELPEDVRETTDALDAVGNTTKAVTKGYAIGSAALAAIVLFGEYSNLIQNGYVKAGLEKISFSIHQPMVLIGLFLGAMLPYIFASLAMKSVGKAAGDIVVEVRRQFKEIPGIMEGTGKPEYGKCVDIVTKSSLREMILPAFIPIAGPIVFGLTMGPQVLGGILLGTIISGLFVAISMTSGGAAWDNAKKLIEKGFEYNGQTYRKGSEAHKAAVTGDTVGDPYKDTAGPAINPMIKVVNIFTILIIPIVLLLWAH, from the coding sequence ATGAGTCTATTTGACAAAGCAATGATTTTCGGAATTATTGCGGGTCTTATCGCCGTTATCTACAGCATAGCGGTAACGGTATGGGCTATGAAGCAGGACGAAGGTTCGGACAGAATGAAACAGATAGCCAAGGCTATTCAGGAAGGCGCCACGGCTTTTCTTAACAGACAGTACAGGACGGTAGCTATAGTCGGTATCATCATTTTCGTATTGATACTTATCGGCGGATTATGGGTGCCTCAGTTCGGACTTCTTACGGCATGCGGATTCGCTTTGGGCGCTTTTTTATCGGCATTGGCAGGTTACTTAGGCATGTTTAATGCTGTGCGAGCGAACATAAGAACTGCCCAGATTGCCCATAAAGGCGTAAAACCTGCATTGAAGTTTGCATTTAAAGGCGGTTCTGTTACCGGTTTAATGGTTTTAGGTCTCGGCGTACTAGGTATATCGGTTTTTATGTTAATCGGAAAACATACGAGCGGGCTTGAAGGTGTAATAAATTCATTGATAGGTTTCGCTTTCGGTTGCAGTCTTATTTCCGTATTTGCAAGGCTTGGCGGCGGCATATATACTAAAGCGGCAGACGTGGGTGCAGACCTCGTCGGAAAAGTAGAAGCCGGAATTCCGGAAGACGACCCAAGAAACCCCGCGGTTATTGCAGACCAGGTCGGAGATAACGTAGGCGACTGTGCGGGTATGGCGGCAGACGTATTTGAAACTTTTGCGGTTACAATTATTGCGTCTATACTGCTTGCATATTCGACATTTAAAGCAGGATTAAACGGAGGCGGCAGCGGTTTAATGCACGGTATACTTTACCCGCTTCTTTTGGGCGGCATCGCAGTTTTTACCTCGATAATCGGCGTATTTTTCGTAAGCGCTCCTACTAAAGAAAAAATTATGCAGGGTCTTTATAAAGGACTGTTTGTTACGGGAATAGTTTCCGCAGTTGCTTACTATTTCTTTACAATGGCTTTTATGAAGCATGTTGGAAACTATTCTGCAATGGATTATTATTATGCAGCTTTAGTAGGTCTTGTTTTAACAGGACTAATTATAGTAATAACCGATTATTTTACGTCGACTGAATTTTCTCCTGTTAAATCCATAGCGGAAGCATCTACTACCGGTCACGGAACTAATATTATAGCGGGTCTCGCAGTCGGACAAATGGCGACGGCGCTTCCCGTTATAGCGATAGTATTTGGAATTTTGATTTCTTATCACTTCGCAGGCTTTTACGGCGTAGCAGTTGCCGCTTCCAGTATGCTTTCAATGTCCGGTATGGTTATCGCCGTAGATTCGTTTGGGCCTATAACGGATAACGCAGGCGGCATAGCCGAAATGAGCGAACTTCCGGAAGACGTCAGGGAAACCACCGACGCTCTTGACGCAGTCGGCAATACGACAAAAGCAGTAACGAAAGGATATGCAATAGGCTCGGCGGCTCTTGCGGCTATCGTTCTTTTCGGGGAATATTCTAATTTGATACAAAATGGTTACGTAAAAGCTGGACTAGAAAAAATATCGTTTTCGATACATCAGCCTATGGTGCTGATAGGACTTTTCCTTGGCGCGATGCTTCCTTATATTTTTGCTTCACTTGCAATGAAGTCGGTCGGTAAAGCTGCCGGCGACATAGTAGTCGAAGTCAGGAGACAGTTTAAAGAAATTCCCGGCATTATGGAAGGAACCGGAAAGCCTGAATACGGCAAATGCGTCGATATAGTTACGAAATCTTCCTTAAGGGAAATGATACTTCCTGCATTTATTCCGATTGCGGGTCCGATAGTATTCGGTCTTACGATGGGACCTCAAGTTCTTGGCGGTATATTATTGGGAACTATTATATCAGGTCTTTTTGTCGCTATATCTATGACGAGCGGCGGAGCGGCATGGGATAACGCAAAAAAACTTATAGAAAAAGGATTTGAATATAACGGGCAGACGTACCGCAAAGGCAGCGAAGCACACAAAGCCGCAGTTACAGGCGACACAGTCGGCGATCCTTACAAAGATACCGCCGGTCCTGCAATTAACCCGATGATTAAGGTCGTCAACATTTTCACGATTTTAATAATACCCATAGTTTTATTGCTCTGGGCGCATTAA
- a CDS encoding nucleoside deaminase, whose protein sequence is MNKFDDKYFMNFALKEAEKALDGDEVPVGAVIISGGGEVISSAFNTVESNISCIMHAEINAILAAQKKLRNWRLDECSLYVTLEPCIMCCGAILLSRIGKVVYGASDPKGGVSSSILGGKIEIIGGIMNEESSRLLKSFFKSKRENIRYNKSVS, encoded by the coding sequence ATGAATAAATTTGACGATAAATATTTTATGAATTTTGCTTTAAAGGAAGCCGAAAAAGCGCTGGACGGCGACGAGGTTCCGGTTGGAGCGGTTATAATAAGCGGCGGCGGCGAGGTTATTTCTTCCGCTTTTAACACGGTCGAAAGCAATATTTCCTGTATTATGCACGCCGAAATAAATGCTATTTTAGCGGCGCAAAAAAAACTTCGCAACTGGCGTTTAGACGAATGTTCGCTTTACGTTACTCTTGAGCCGTGCATAATGTGCTGCGGCGCTATTCTTTTATCGAGAATCGGCAAAGTAGTTTACGGAGCGTCAGACCCGAAAGGCGGCGTTTCAAGTTCTATTTTGGGCGGAAAAATCGAAATTATAGGCGGCATAATGAATGAAGAATCGTCAAGGCTGTTAAAGTCGTTTTTTAAATCGAAACGCGAAAATATAAGGTATAATAAATCTGTAAGCTGA
- a CDS encoding lipoyl synthase, which translates to MNERLPDYLKKEILKIKSRKDIFETSKIIKEKELNTVCSSSRCPNLHLCFSNKTATFLLLGNKCTRKCPFCNIEHMDIETRYTEPASHALSSATAAVDTLEPQKVAYAVKTLELKHAVITMVTRDDLYDGGADILIKTIKEIRKTSDCKVVEVLTSDFNGNIKSALDVAESGVDIFGHNMETVERLYADIRPSSSYKRSLNLLKTVKQEKPDIVTKSGIMVGLGEDDGEVFQTIDDMIDNGVEFITIGQYLRPSLENIPVQRYIPLNKFIEYKNYANKKGVKQVFAAPLVRSSFGAEKFFKHSY; encoded by the coding sequence ATGAACGAAAGACTCCCCGATTATTTAAAAAAAGAGATTCTAAAAATCAAGTCCAGAAAAGATATTTTCGAGACGTCTAAAATTATTAAGGAAAAAGAGCTTAATACCGTCTGTTCTTCGTCCAGATGCCCGAACCTGCATCTCTGCTTTTCAAATAAAACAGCAACTTTTCTGCTTCTCGGCAACAAATGCACAAGAAAATGCCCCTTCTGCAATATAGAGCATATGGATATAGAAACACGATACACAGAACCTGCCTCGCATGCGCTTTCATCGGCAACCGCCGCCGTCGATACTCTCGAACCTCAAAAAGTAGCATATGCCGTAAAAACCCTTGAATTAAAACATGCCGTAATAACAATGGTTACAAGAGACGATTTATATGACGGAGGCGCCGATATTTTGATTAAAACCATAAAAGAAATAAGAAAAACTAGCGACTGTAAAGTCGTAGAAGTTTTAACGTCCGATTTTAACGGAAACATTAAGTCCGCGTTAGACGTTGCCGAAAGCGGTGTAGATATTTTCGGACACAACATGGAAACGGTAGAAAGGCTTTATGCAGATATCAGGCCTTCAAGCTCATATAAGAGGTCTTTGAACCTGCTTAAAACAGTAAAACAAGAAAAGCCGGATATCGTTACGAAATCCGGTATTATGGTCGGGCTTGGAGAAGACGACGGCGAAGTTTTTCAGACTATCGACGATATGATAGATAACGGCGTAGAATTTATTACGATAGGACAGTATTTAAGACCATCACTTGAAAATATTCCCGTACAAAGATACATTCCTTTAAATAAATTTATAGAATATAAAAATTATGCAAACAAAAAAGGCGTAAAACAGGTGTTTGCCGCTCCGCTTGTAAGAAGCTCTTTCGGCGCCGAAAAGTTTTTTAAGCACTCGTATTAA
- a CDS encoding aminotransferase class I/II-fold pyridoxal phosphate-dependent enzyme codes for MTEDFETIKRLPPYVFAEVNKIKMEARKRGDDIIDLGMGNPDSPTPDYIIEKLIEASRHPKNHRYSVSRGIYKLRLAIVNMYKRNYGVELDPDSEAIVTMGIKEGLSHLMLAIINKGDVAFVPNPTYPIHAYSVIIAGGDVRSIPLIPGEDFFEHLMTALKQTWPKPKVIVLSFPHNPTTVTVELDFFEKLVDFAKENNIYIIHDNAYADLTFDGYKAPSFLQAKGAKDVGIEFFSMSKSYSMAGFRVGFALGNPTLINALSRIKSYLDYGMFQPIQIASIIALNEEMEHNAVSDMVLHYKKRRDVLIESFRFAGWHIEKPKATMFVWGKIPSRFLDAGIKSLEFSKLLLDNAKVAVSPGIGFGEYGDEYVRFALVENEMRIRQASKGVKHFINNEEFIRKAV; via the coding sequence ATGACAGAAGATTTTGAGACTATTAAAAGGCTTCCGCCCTATGTTTTTGCCGAGGTAAATAAAATAAAAATGGAAGCCAGAAAAAGGGGCGACGATATTATAGACCTCGGAATGGGCAATCCAGATTCTCCTACTCCGGATTATATAATAGAAAAGCTGATAGAAGCATCGAGGCATCCTAAAAATCACAGATATTCGGTATCCAGAGGAATTTATAAACTTAGGCTTGCCATAGTAAATATGTATAAGAGAAATTACGGCGTCGAACTCGATCCGGACTCCGAGGCTATCGTTACTATGGGTATAAAAGAAGGATTGAGCCACCTTATGCTGGCGATTATAAATAAAGGCGACGTAGCCTTCGTGCCGAACCCTACTTATCCTATCCATGCATACAGCGTTATTATTGCGGGAGGAGACGTCAGGAGCATACCTTTAATTCCGGGCGAAGATTTTTTTGAACATCTTATGACGGCGCTTAAACAGACTTGGCCTAAACCGAAGGTTATCGTTTTAAGTTTTCCTCATAATCCTACTACCGTCACCGTAGAACTTGATTTTTTTGAAAAATTAGTCGATTTTGCCAAAGAAAACAACATATATATAATACATGACAATGCATACGCCGATTTGACTTTCGACGGATACAAAGCTCCCAGTTTTTTACAGGCAAAGGGCGCAAAAGACGTAGGAATAGAATTTTTTTCTATGTCGAAAAGCTACAGTATGGCGGGGTTCAGGGTAGGTTTTGCGCTGGGCAATCCAACCCTTATAAATGCGCTTTCCAGAATAAAAAGCTATTTGGATTACGGAATGTTTCAGCCTATACAGATAGCTTCCATAATAGCCCTCAACGAAGAAATGGAACATAACGCCGTAAGCGATATGGTTTTGCACTATAAAAAAAGAAGGGACGTACTTATAGAAAGTTTCAGGTTTGCCGGCTGGCACATAGAAAAACCCAAAGCTACCATGTTTGTATGGGGTAAAATACCGAGCCGGTTTCTCGATGCGGGAATTAAATCGCTCGAATTTTCAAAATTATTATTAGATAATGCAAAGGTTGCGGTTTCTCCGGGAATAGGATTCGGAGAATACGGCGACGAATACGTCCGCTTTGCTTTAGTGGAAAACGAGATGAGGATAAGACAGGCGTCTAAAGGAGTAAAACATTTCATAAATAACGAAGAGTTTATACGCAAAGCCGTTTAA
- a CDS encoding homoserine dehydrogenase — translation MKKSVNIGLFGFGTVASSFYHIFSEQKNEIDGVFSVPVNIKKIFTRGGSHPVPENIKKLLVKSAADIIEDKEIDIVIELIGGIEPAKSFILQAISSGKNIITANKALLAEHGEEIFKKSAAKKVHIGFEAAVGGGIPILRSIKNGLAGDEIKSVYSIINGTSNFILSKMTKEGGKFEDVLKKAQEKGYAEADPSLDINGTDSAHKLAILGRLAFSTSLSMDDIIIEGIENITQLDISFAKELGYVIKLLGILKNEDSKIEIRVHPTLIPSSSIISKVDGVFNAFLVNTKFAGPLSLTGYGAGGNPTASAVMGDLVETISGIINGESRHDFIMSKVKNRLNIKTKKDIISRYYLRFSAMDRPGVLSKISGILGENSISISSMIQKGRKVEGSVPIVITTHEANEAELFKSVEKCDKLDVITAKTMVLRIEDKIE, via the coding sequence ATGAAAAAATCTGTCAACATTGGACTTTTTGGTTTCGGTACCGTCGCTTCAAGTTTTTACCACATTTTTTCCGAGCAGAAAAATGAAATCGACGGCGTATTTTCGGTTCCGGTTAATATAAAAAAAATATTTACCCGCGGCGGCAGCCATCCTGTACCGGAAAATATTAAAAAACTCCTCGTTAAAAGCGCCGCCGATATAATAGAAGACAAAGAAATAGACATCGTAATAGAGCTTATAGGCGGAATAGAACCGGCAAAAAGTTTTATTCTTCAGGCTATTTCAAGCGGAAAAAATATAATTACTGCAAATAAAGCTCTTCTTGCGGAACACGGAGAAGAGATATTTAAAAAATCAGCCGCAAAAAAAGTGCATATAGGATTTGAAGCTGCCGTCGGCGGCGGTATTCCTATATTGCGTTCTATCAAAAACGGACTTGCGGGCGACGAAATTAAATCGGTCTATTCTATAATAAACGGAACGTCGAATTTCATACTATCGAAAATGACTAAAGAAGGCGGAAAGTTTGAAGACGTTCTTAAAAAAGCGCAGGAAAAAGGATATGCCGAAGCCGACCCGTCTTTAGACATAAACGGCACGGACAGTGCCCATAAACTTGCTATTTTAGGCAGGCTGGCGTTTTCGACGAGCCTGTCTATGGACGATATTATAATAGAAGGCATTGAAAATATAACGCAGTTAGACATCAGTTTCGCAAAAGAACTCGGCTACGTTATAAAACTTTTGGGCATTCTCAAAAACGAAGACTCCAAAATAGAAATAAGGGTTCATCCTACTTTAATTCCGTCTTCGAGCATTATATCGAAGGTTGACGGCGTTTTTAACGCATTTCTAGTCAATACTAAATTTGCCGGACCGTTAAGCCTTACCGGTTACGGAGCCGGAGGAAATCCTACCGCCAGCGCCGTCATGGGAGATCTGGTAGAAACTATTTCCGGAATAATAAACGGCGAAAGCAGGCATGATTTTATTATGTCTAAAGTTAAAAACAGACTTAATATAAAAACAAAAAAAGATATAATTTCAAGGTATTATTTAAGGTTTTCGGCTATGGACAGACCGGGAGTGCTGTCTAAAATATCCGGTATTCTCGGAGAAAATTCTATAAGCATCAGCTCGATGATTCAAAAAGGCAGAAAAGTCGAAGGCTCCGTTCCTATAGTAATCACCACTCATGAGGCAAACGAAGCCGAATTGTTTAAGAGCGTAGAAAAATGCGACAAATTAGACGTTATTACGGCTAAGACTATGGTTTTAAGGATAGAAGACAAAATCGAGTAA
- a CDS encoding threonine synthase, whose product MVFKGYEGVIKRYREFLPEIDEKYIITINEGNTPLIKARNLCGIINPDIEIYFKYEGLNPTGSFKDRGMTMAVSKAVSDGSKAVICASTGNTSASASAYAARAGIKSFVLIPEGKIATGKLSQALVHGALVMQIQGNFDDALVITREIAKDYDVTLVNSVNPFRLEGQKTASFEIADELGTAPDYHILPVGNAGNITAYWKGYKEYLAAGKIKKLPKMLGFQAEGAAPIVLNHIVKEPHTVATAIRIGNPASWQKAVEAKEESGGLIESVSDEDILKAYALLAASEGVFCEPASAITLAGLIKLNGRGFFEKGSVCVLTLTGHGLKDPGNAIKVSKEPVVVPCDKNSVLKAMGIK is encoded by the coding sequence TTGGTATTTAAAGGATACGAAGGAGTAATAAAAAGATATCGCGAATTTTTACCCGAAATTGACGAAAAATATATAATTACTATAAACGAAGGAAATACTCCGCTTATAAAAGCCCGCAATCTATGCGGGATAATAAATCCCGATATAGAAATATATTTTAAATACGAGGGTTTGAATCCGACAGGCTCTTTTAAAGACAGAGGGATGACTATGGCTGTATCAAAAGCCGTGTCTGACGGCTCCAAAGCCGTAATATGCGCTTCCACCGGAAATACTTCCGCCTCCGCTTCGGCTTATGCGGCTAGGGCGGGAATAAAATCTTTCGTTTTAATACCCGAAGGCAAAATAGCTACGGGTAAGCTGTCTCAGGCTTTAGTCCACGGAGCGTTAGTCATGCAAATTCAGGGAAATTTTGACGACGCTTTGGTAATTACGCGCGAGATAGCAAAAGATTACGACGTTACTTTGGTTAATTCCGTTAATCCGTTCAGACTAGAAGGGCAGAAGACCGCAAGTTTTGAAATAGCGGACGAACTCGGTACCGCGCCGGATTACCATATTCTGCCCGTAGGAAACGCCGGAAATATAACTGCATACTGGAAAGGATACAAAGAATATCTCGCCGCAGGCAAAATAAAAAAACTTCCAAAAATGCTCGGTTTTCAGGCAGAAGGCGCCGCTCCCATAGTTTTAAACCATATAGTAAAGGAACCGCACACCGTTGCGACTGCGATAAGAATAGGCAATCCCGCAAGCTGGCAGAAAGCTGTAGAAGCAAAAGAAGAGTCGGGCGGATTAATAGAATCGGTAAGCGATGAAGATATATTAAAGGCTTATGCTTTGCTGGCGGCAAGCGAAGGAGTTTTTTGCGAGCCTGCTTCGGCGATTACCCTTGCCGGATTAATCAAACTTAACGGACGCGGATTTTTTGAAAAAGGTTCGGTCTGCGTTTTGACTCTTACCGGCCACGGGCTTAAAGACCCCGGCAACGCCATAAAGGTTTCCAAAGAACCCGTCGTCGTTCCTTGCGATAAAAACTCGGTACTAAAAGCTATGGGCATAAAATAG
- a CDS encoding cofactor-independent phosphoglycerate mutase, translating into MNKHKYVILCPDGMADTPLSELGGKTPLEYAKTPNMDSVAARGVTGLMKTIPDGCLPGSDIGSMSILGYDPLNYYTGRSPLEAASMGVELGKDDVAFRLNLVNILEKNGKKYMHDYSGGHITTEEAKQIIETFRKELGGDRFRFYPGVSYRHLLVVKNIDINGLQTVAPHDIPDLQIDEYIPHGTASSSEIVEIMKKAEKILENHEVNKKRIAAGKLPANSIWLWGQGYKPSMPTMKEAYGLEGSVISAVDLVKGIGKYAGLKVIDVPGATGYLDTNYAGKVEYGMKSLNGGDFVYIHVEATDEASHEGKIDLKLKAIEDFDKFIAGGVLEGLKKFGDYTVMILPDHYNQVKLKKHTPEPVPFCGFSTKTEKQAADKYSSVNYSETLAQNSGLFFDSGSKLFKYFLNDFNRQ; encoded by the coding sequence ATGAATAAACATAAATACGTTATTTTATGCCCCGACGGCATGGCCGATACCCCGTTATCCGAACTCGGCGGCAAGACGCCCCTTGAGTACGCTAAAACGCCGAATATGGATTCCGTGGCGGCAAGAGGAGTTACCGGTTTAATGAAAACTATTCCGGACGGATGTCTTCCCGGCAGTGATATAGGTTCTATGTCGATACTCGGATATGATCCTTTAAATTATTATACCGGAAGGTCGCCTCTCGAAGCCGCAAGCATGGGCGTCGAACTCGGCAAAGACGACGTTGCGTTCAGGCTTAATCTAGTAAATATACTTGAGAAAAACGGCAAAAAATATATGCACGACTATTCCGGCGGACATATTACCACTGAAGAGGCAAAGCAGATTATTGAAACTTTTCGGAAAGAACTCGGCGGCGACAGGTTCCGTTTTTACCCCGGCGTCAGCTACAGGCATCTTCTCGTAGTCAAAAATATAGACATAAACGGTCTTCAAACGGTTGCGCCGCATGACATTCCCGATTTGCAGATAGACGAATATATTCCTCACGGCACGGCTTCAAGTTCCGAAATAGTCGAAATAATGAAAAAAGCAGAAAAAATATTAGAAAATCACGAAGTAAACAAAAAAAGAATCGCCGCAGGTAAATTGCCGGCAAATTCAATTTGGCTCTGGGGACAGGGATATAAACCTTCCATGCCGACCATGAAAGAAGCTTACGGACTTGAAGGTTCGGTTATTTCCGCCGTAGATTTGGTAAAAGGTATAGGAAAATATGCCGGACTTAAAGTTATAGACGTTCCAGGCGCTACCGGATATTTGGATACCAATTATGCAGGTAAAGTAGAATACGGGATGAAATCTTTAAATGGCGGAGATTTTGTTTATATTCACGTAGAAGCGACCGACGAAGCTTCACATGAAGGAAAAATAGATTTAAAACTTAAAGCTATAGAAGATTTCGACAAATTTATCGCCGGAGGAGTGCTTGAAGGACTTAAGAAATTCGGCGATTATACGGTAATGATTTTGCCGGACCATTACAATCAGGTTAAATTAAAAAAGCATACTCCGGAACCGGTGCCGTTCTGCGGTTTTTCTACTAAAACGGAAAAACAGGCGGCAGATAAATACTCATCCGTTAATTATTCCGAAACGTTAGCGCAAAACAGCGGTTTATTTTTTGACTCCGGTTCTAAACTGTTTAAATATTTTTTAAACGATTTTAACCGGCAATAA
- a CDS encoding carbonic anhydrase yields MASLFDGVIDFNNNEYKKYSELFKKIADGQSPHTLFIGCSDSRVVPTLITKSLPGELFVVRNIANLVPPYRNVAEYLATTSAIEYAINVLKVSNIVVCGHSNCGGCRALYMSDQDLKHIPHTKKWLELAGSAKKIVSEHIRKAGENGEKFTEKQIAALTERENIKEQLKHLNSYPYIKENKDINIYGWHYDIETGDVYNYSFGGDIFEKIN; encoded by the coding sequence ATGGCAAGTTTATTTGACGGAGTTATCGATTTCAATAATAACGAGTATAAAAAATACAGCGAACTATTTAAGAAAATAGCGGATGGACAGAGTCCGCACACGCTTTTTATCGGATGTTCCGATTCCAGAGTTGTTCCCACCTTAATAACTAAGTCTCTCCCCGGCGAACTTTTCGTCGTCAGAAATATAGCAAATTTAGTGCCTCCATATAGAAACGTAGCCGAATATCTTGCGACGACTTCGGCTATAGAATATGCAATAAATGTTTTAAAAGTCAGTAATATAGTAGTATGCGGACATTCAAACTGCGGAGGATGCAGGGCTCTATATATGTCTGACCAGGATTTAAAACATATTCCGCATACAAAAAAATGGCTTGAGCTTGCAGGCAGCGCAAAAAAAATAGTATCCGAACACATCAGGAAAGCGGGCGAAAACGGCGAAAAATTTACGGAAAAACAGATAGCGGCGCTTACCGAAAGGGAAAATATAAAAGAACAGCTTAAACACCTTAATTCTTATCCTTATATTAAAGAAAATAAAGATATAAATATATACGGATGGCATTACGATATAGAAACCGGAGATGTTTATAACTATTCGTTCGGCGGAGATATTTTTGAAAAAATAAATTAA